The DNA sequence CGGGCGCTACATCACGCGGTTTGCCGTCAAACCTGCACATCTACCGAGACATTACCGACAGTGCCTGTCGTTATCTCAACGCTGATGTCGCTACTGCCGCCGCCCACATTCATCGACTGGACGGTCTTCTCGGTATCAGCAACGGCGTTATCAATCTCCTGAATTTTCTTTTGCGTCTCTTTGTCGCTCTGCTTGCTCGCATGCTTCACCATTGCGAGCAGCGATTTCAGCTCACGCACAGCCTCTTGCACCGCTTTGGCATCCGCCTGCCGCTCCGATGAGCCGTTCCCGTGCGCCATAAACGCCGCAACCTGGTTCTGCAATGCCTGCGCTGCTTGTGCCAGCGCCTGCGAAGAGTCCCCTTTTGCGGCTTCGCCAGTGGTACTGGCCCCCTCGCCGGCACTCACCGCCTCAGACCCGGCAGAGGCACTTTCAGCGGCAGCCGACGCCGCGCCCGCGCCGGATTGCGCCGCATCACTGGCTGGCGCCTCGCCTGACGAATTTCCCACTGCGGCACCACCACCGCCCTGATTCAGTGCCTGCGCAGCCTGCCCAAGCTCTCTGGCCAACTGGCGCAACTCGCTCAATAGCCCCGGAGGAATAGCCTGACCCGCCAGAGACATCAGCATCATCTTTAACATCTGAATACGCTGTTTGATTTGTTCCACGCGCGAACGCGCCACATCCTTTTTCACATCGCCGAGCTGACTCATATTTTCCCGCATCGCGGCATCAAAGCGTTTACGCACCTCATCGCTAAATTGCACCATCACGGAATTGAGCGACGGCGACGTCCCGGCGCTGTTAGTGTCGGTATGCGTTTGTGCCAGGCGCGCGTCGTTCTCGGTTTTGGCGCTCTGCGTCAGCGCCGTCATGGTCGAATAGCGGGAGGTAGAAATGGGAGACGTCATGCAATGTCCTGTGCAGTAACGGTTATTTACCGTCAGCAACTATTGTGCGTGAAGCGTACTAATGTGCGTGAAGCGTGCTAACACACATCAGGCAAAATACTTGCTGACACATGTTGAAATATAACGGCAAAAAATTCGCCAGCTTTAGGCCCGCTGGTTGAGATTCGGTTTTTGAGCCCGCCGAATGGCTAATGGCAGCCCCCCGCGCCAGCATAAGGCCAATTGAAAAACACCGCTTCAACTTATAAAAAAATAAAACCTTCTTTTTAAAAATGCGGGAATTTATTTTGTCACTCAACAGATAATCACGCTGAAAATTGTTATTTGAATTATCAACAAACCCGGTTAAAAACATATTTCCCATTCATGAATCACTAAAAAAATAATCTGATGAAATAAATTTTCTCGTCTTAAGATATAACAAAGACTCATTGTCTACATTAAACCCTGCAGCCATTGACAGCCTGACAGATTTATTCAGCAGCAATTCTTGAATGGCCGTTGCCACTCGATTTTACACACTGCGCTTTATGCCTTAATCATGACTGGCGTATCGCAAAAAATAGCCTTTAGGGGATAAAACATGAGTGTTCTCAAAAACATGAAGCTCGCCACCATGCTCGGCACAGGGTTCGCTCTGGTGTTAGTTATCAGCTTCTTTGTCTCTACCTACGGTCAACTACAATTACGCCAGCAAAGCCAAAATATAAATACGTTAGCCAGTGACCAATTAGAGGGGCTGTTGCTGGTACAAGAGCTGAAAGATAATTTAAATACTATCGCGATTTCAGTACGTAATCTGACGTTGTTTACCGCGCCGGATAACGTTGCGCAAGAAAAACAACTGATTACCAAAGTCATCGCACGCAACAGCGAAATTCTTAAGCGTCTGGATGAATTAGCCAGTTCCGGTAAAGAAAAAGCCCTGTTTGCGGCAATAAATCAGGTACGTCCGGCAAGCCTTGCCGCTACGCAAAAAGCGATTGCCTTAAGCCAGGACAACAAACTGGATGACGCCAAAAATACCATCATGAACGAGGTGAGACCCGCTCAAGAGGCCTATTTCAAAGCCATTAACGAGATGGTGAGTTATCAAAAAGGCGAGACCCGCCGTTCAGCGGATGACGCCAGCGAATCAGCACAGAGCTCTGGATTATTAATGCTGATACTCACCGTCGCATCGACAGTGCTCGGCGTGACCGTCGCCTGGTTAATTACCCGCAGAATTAAAGGGCTGCTCGGTGGTGAACCGGCATATGCCTCTGACATCGCCCGGCAAATTGCGGCAGGCAATCTGGCTATCCACATCGAGCGGCAATCAGGTAACGATGCAAGCTTACTGGCCGCGATGGATGATATGCGTATCGGGCTGAGTAAGATGGTGCAGCAGGTGCATGACAGCAGCGCCTCCATTTCAACCGGCTCCAGTGAAATTGCCATCGGCAGTAATGACCTGAGCCGCCGCACCGAAGAACAGGCCGCCAGTGTGCAGGAAACCGCCGCCTCGATGGAACAAATCAGCCAAACCATCCGGCAAAATGGCGATACCGTACGTGAAGCCGCCCAGCTTGCCGGTACCGCCAGCCAGACTGCGGCCAAGGGCAGCGATGTCGTCAATGACGTCATCACCACGATGGGCGATATCAGCACCAGTTCACGCAAAATTGGCGACATTATTACAGTCATTGACGGCATCGCCTTCCAGACGAATATTCTGGCGCTCAATGCGGCGGTGGAAGCGGCACGGGCAGGCGAACAGGGTCGCGGTTTCGCGGTGGTCGCCGGCGAGGTTCGCTCACTGGCCCAGCGCTCTGCCTCGGCAGCACGTGAAATTAAAGAGCTCATCACCACCAGTATGGAAAAAGTGGAAAGCGGCTCACAGTTGGTCTCCCGGGCGGGCGAAACCATGAGCGATATCGTCACGCAAGCGCAGCATGTCGCTAATCTGATAAGCGAAATTGGCGTCACCACGCAAGAGCAGGAATCGGGTATCGCGCAAATCAATCAGGCCATTACCCAGCTCGACAGCGTGACACAGCAAAATGCCGCGCTGGTGGAAGAATCAGCCAGTGCCGCAGATAGCCTGAACGACCAAGCCGCAAAACTGGTTGAGTTGATGAGTGTATTCAACATCGGCCAGGCCACCACGCCACAGCCCGCTCAGGCCCAGCCGCGTAAGGCCCCGGCTACCGCTGCGCGTAAATCGGCTACGCCGAAACTGGCACCGGCAAAAATGGCGCTGGCTACCGCACATACCAGTAAACACACTGACTGGGAAACCTTCTAAGTGCCACACCCCTGCCGCTGGCTTGCTGGCGGCAGGAGTACATCCAAACCGTCATACAAAAAAGATCTGTCCTTTAAAACCAAAGCAATACAACTCGTTTCATTACTTTATTATCGATGTTTTACACTCTGCCATAGTTCTTTTTCTCCCCCGATTAGACAAATCGCCATTCTCCACACATAGTTAAATTGTCAGCCGCAGAGACCCATCATCACGGAAGAAAATCCAGCCATACGGCATCCATCAGGATGACACCCTACGCTGATCCCACTCTTTTAGCCCTCCATCGTGTCATGACGCATGTGACGGCCAAACACCAGCGCAAACGCTTATGCAATAAGCGTGGTTAGCAAGTCTGTGACCGTGTTTTTTAGCGCGGGCAACACCTTATTTCTTACTCTCAGGGCCATTTCATACATAGCGGCTCCGGGGGTGGTGTGCTCTGTAAAACCCCTCGCCTTCGTCGAGGCGGGCATGAAAAACAGGGTAAACGTTATGTGTATAGCGGCATCGGCACTCCGTTGCGCTGGCGTCATACACCTTTTCATTCTGGCTCAGACCGTTGCATCACACAGGCAGGGATCTTATGAACACACTCCATAATATGAAATTGAGCACCATGCTTGGTTCCAGCTTCGCCATGGTGATTATTATTGGCTTTATCGTTGCCGGATTCGGCCGCATACAGCTCTGGCAGTTAAGCAGCAATATCAAAGATTTGTCTGACAATCGTGTGCCTAAACTCATCATGATGCAGACCTATCAAAGCAACATCATGACCGTGACTAACGCCGCACGCGATTTAGTGTTGTCATCTGACCCTGTACAGAAGCAGGCGGAAAAACAGCGGATTGATGAGGCGGTTGCCAGCAGTACAGCCCTGCTGCAGCGCTACAGCGCCGTCACAGTCTCATCCGAAGCGAGGACGCTATTAAAAGCGCTGGAAGATGCACGGCCAGCCGCCATCACCGCGCTGAAAAAAGTGATTGATCTTGGCCTTGCTAATCGCACTGAAGAAGCCCGAAGCGTGATTCTCAGCGACTTTAAACCAGCACAAGTTAAGCTTATGGGCGCAATCGATGACATCATTATTTATCAGAAGAATAAAACCAATGAGTTAGCTGCCGGTTCGATAGAGCTGGCCGGTGACTCCGGCAATATCATGTTTACGCTAACCGTCGTGGCGCTGATTCTGGGCAGCTTCATCGCCTGGTTTATTACCCGGCAGGTCAAAGGCAAACTCGGCGGCGAACCGGCTGAGGCGGCCTATATCGCACAGCAAATTGCCCAGGGCAATCTGGCTATCAACATCGCACTGAAAGAAAACGACACCAGTAGCGTGCTGGCCGCCATCGAGGTGATGCGACAGAATTTATGCCACATTGTCGATCAGGTACGCCAAAGCAGTTACTCCATCGCGCTCGGCTCGAATGAAATCGCTAACGGCACCAGTGATTTAAGTCAACGCACCGAAGAGCAAGCCGCCAGCCTGCAACAAACGGCGGCCTCTATGGAACAGATCAGTAATGCGGTGACGCACAATGTGGAGATAGTCAAACACGTCACCGAACTGGCCAATACCGCCACCCACACCGCGCAGACCGGCAATGAAGTATTTAGCCACGTCGTCACCATGATGAATGACATCAGCAGCAGCTCGCAGAGAATCGTCGATATCATTCAACTCATTGATAGCATTGCGTTCCAAACCAATATTCTGGCATTGAATGCCGGTGTAGAAGCCGCCCGTGCCGGTGAGGAAGGCAAAGGTTTCGCCGTCGTAGCCAGTGAAGTCCGCTCGCTGGCGCAGCACTCTGCCAGTGCCGCACACGACATCAAAACCTTAATTACCGAAAGCGTACAGAAAATCACCTCTGGTGCCGATCTCGTCACCCATGCGGGCAGCACCATGGGCACTATTCTGGAACAAACCCGTCAGGTTGCGCAGTTGATTAATGAAATCAGTATTTCAACCGGTGAACAGCAGTTAGGCATTTCGCAAATCAACACCGCCGTTGCCCAGTTGGATCAGGTCACGCACCAAAACGCCGCGCTGGTACAAGAATCGGCCACGGCGACGGACAGCCTCAGCGGTCAGGCAGCACATCTGGTTGATCTGATTAAAGTGTTTGTCGTTGAAGACATGATTTCACGTCAGCGGCTTGATATGGGAGCACCAAATCCGTTGATGGGGGCCGCTCATCATCAGCCTATCATTCATCACTAGCTCGTCATGAGCGCACCACGCTAGCGCGTTGCCGTTTGCGGCCACAGGGCAAAACGGCAACGCTCGCCGCTGGCCGCCTGCGCCTTTGCCGCATTCAAAACTGGCGCGCTATTTGCGGCAGTTCGCGCTCCAGAATCGCCAGCATCGCATCGCGTGCGCTATCACGGCCCTGACTCATCCAGGCCGCCGCCAGCGGCAAGCCATTACCGAAAGAGTCATGCTGGCGACGAATAGGGATAAAACACACATTCGGCACCGACATGCGCGACACCCAGCGTGGCATTAACGCCCCTCCCACCTCCGCTGCCACCATATTAATGATGGTCTGCTTCTCGTCGGCCCTTTGCACAACATAGGGTTTCAGACCCGCCTCAACGAACAGGTTCATGGTGAGATCGTGGCTGTGCGGGCGCGAGCGCCGCTCTGGAACAATCAGCGGCAACGCCGCCAAATCCTGAATGCTCACCTCTTTGCGGCTTGCCAGCTCATGATGCCGGGCGATAGCCAGCACCACGTTTTCAGACAACAGAAACCGCATCGTCATCCACGGATCGCACTGCTGTGGCGGGCGAATAAAAATCAAATCCAGCCGACCCGATTTCAACCTCGGTAACAGACGAGAGCTCTTATCCTCATAAATCTGTACATCAATTTCCGGGTGGGCCTGACGAAAAATAGGCAACAGATGTGGCACCAGGCCGATAGCCGCACTGTCAATCGCCCCCAGCCTTAACGTCGTGGCATTCAAGCGACCCTGATGGCGAAAACGGGCACTCAGCGCATCCGCACTCGCCAGCAACACCCGGCCTTCTTCCAACAACGTTTGTCCATCTGGCGTGAGCGCCACATTACGGGTGGAGCGAATAAATAGCCGCGTCCCCAGCCCCTCTTCCAGCAGGCGAATGTGTCGCCCAAGCGCGGAAGGCAGCATGTCAAGCCGCTGGGCGGCATGGCCAAAATGCAGGGTTTCCGCCACAGCAATAAAACAGCGCAGTTGGTTAAGCTCCATTCTCTTCCTCTGGCGATTATACCCATCATCCTTCAAGTTGCAGATGCGTTGGCTGCCCTCACTCACCCCAGTCACTTACTTCAGTAAGCTCCTGGGGACTCACTCGGTTGCCGCCTTCCTGCAACTCGAATTATTTTGGGTATATGTGAAAAATTTGCATAAATCATAACGCTGTTTTTTTTCTGAACAACCGTCGGTGCCCGCTGTTTGCGTTATAGCTGATCTTTATCACAGAATGGGAAACGCCGTTTCTCAGTATGCAGCGACAGTATTTTCTAATAACCGAAAAAATAGCGACACCGGTCACAATAAAAACCACCGCAATATTGATTTCGATCATTTTTCACTTTCCGCTTTTTCTACCTCTGCGAATTATACAAATTATTTATATAAACGCAGAGGGATGATCAAAAACACCGCTGACCGCATAGTTCTCCTGCCTGTTTATCTCACAGTCATCGTCTTGCCCGACGTTATTTCTTCTTACCCTGCTTTATTAATCTGGAACGCAAAATGAAAACAGACATTGAGCAAGAAACTCTCAAAAAAATAACCTGGCGAATAGTGCCTTTTGTGATGTTCGCTTATTTTATCGCTTTCTTTGATCGTATAAATATCGGTTTTGCCGCACTCACCATGAATCAGGATCTGGGCTTTTCCTCTACCGTATTTGGAATTGGCGCAGGCATGTTTTTTATTGGCTATTTTTTTACTGATGTCCCTTCAAACATTATTTTGCAAAAAGTCGGCCCGCGTATCTGGCTGGCACGCATCATGATAAGCTGGGGCATTGTCGCGGCGTGCATGATATCAGTCAAAACCGTGACCGGCTTTTATATTCTGCGCTTTTTCCTTGGCGTGGCTGAGGCCGGGTTCTTCTCTGGCATCATTCTTTATCTTAGCACCTGGTTCCCGTCCAAACGCCGTGCGCAGGTCATCGCCTTTTTCATGGCCGCTGCGCCTATTTCTTCCATGCTGGGCTCACCGCTGGCAGGCACTATTCTCAGCTTCCATGGAATAATGGGATTAACCGGCTGGCAGTTCATGTTTTTAATGGATTCCGCTGCGGCAATTTTACTGGGTATTTTCACTTTCTTTTATCTGAACGATAAACCGGAAAAAAACACCTGGTTAAATCAGGAACAAACACAATGGCTGACCACCACGCTGCAAGAAGAAAAAGCCGCCAGAAGCAGTGAAACCAAAACCAGCGCGCTGAAAGGCCTGACAGATATTCGCGTATTAACCTTAGCACTGGTTTATTTCGGCACTTCCGCCGGACTGTATTCATTAAATATCTGGTCGCCGCAATTTATTAAATCCTTCGGTTTAAGCACGCTGCAAATTGGCTTTATTAATGCGATTCCGGCGGCGATTGCTGTTGTCACCATGATTTTCTGGGCCCGCCATTCAGACGCCACCCGTGAGCGCACCTGGCATGTGGTCAGCGCCTGTGTGCTGGCAAGCATCGGCTTCGTGCTGGCCGGTTCGGTTCATTCACTGGGTCTGGCCATGCTGGCGCTGGTGCTGGCGAGTATTGGCATTTACTCCTGCAAACCGCCGTTGTGGAGCATCCCGTCACTGTTTTTATCCGGCCCGGCCGCCGCCGCTGGCCTGGCTGCCATTAACTCTATCGGCAATTTGGGCGGCTTCTTTGGCCCGGCGGTGATTGGCTGGTTAAAAGAAAAGACCGGTGATTTCTCCCTCGCGCTCTACGCCATTGCCGGTTTGCTGCTGTTGTCTGCACTGCTGACGC is a window from the Dickeya lacustris genome containing:
- a CDS encoding cell envelope biogenesis protein TolA translates to MTSPISTSRYSTMTALTQSAKTENDARLAQTHTDTNSAGTSPSLNSVMVQFSDEVRKRFDAAMRENMSQLGDVKKDVARSRVEQIKQRIQMLKMMLMSLAGQAIPPGLLSELRQLARELGQAAQALNQGGGGAAVGNSSGEAPASDAAQSGAGAASAAAESASAGSEAVSAGEGASTTGEAAKGDSSQALAQAAQALQNQVAAFMAHGNGSSERQADAKAVQEAVRELKSLLAMVKHASKQSDKETQKKIQEIDNAVADTEKTVQSMNVGGGSSDISVEITTGTVGNVSVDVQV
- a CDS encoding methyl-accepting chemotaxis protein, which encodes MSVLKNMKLATMLGTGFALVLVISFFVSTYGQLQLRQQSQNINTLASDQLEGLLLVQELKDNLNTIAISVRNLTLFTAPDNVAQEKQLITKVIARNSEILKRLDELASSGKEKALFAAINQVRPASLAATQKAIALSQDNKLDDAKNTIMNEVRPAQEAYFKAINEMVSYQKGETRRSADDASESAQSSGLLMLILTVASTVLGVTVAWLITRRIKGLLGGEPAYASDIARQIAAGNLAIHIERQSGNDASLLAAMDDMRIGLSKMVQQVHDSSASISTGSSEIAIGSNDLSRRTEEQAASVQETAASMEQISQTIRQNGDTVREAAQLAGTASQTAAKGSDVVNDVITTMGDISTSSRKIGDIITVIDGIAFQTNILALNAAVEAARAGEQGRGFAVVAGEVRSLAQRSASAAREIKELITTSMEKVESGSQLVSRAGETMSDIVTQAQHVANLISEIGVTTQEQESGIAQINQAITQLDSVTQQNAALVEESASAADSLNDQAAKLVELMSVFNIGQATTPQPAQAQPRKAPATAARKSATPKLAPAKMALATAHTSKHTDWETF
- a CDS encoding methyl-accepting chemotaxis protein; translation: MNTLHNMKLSTMLGSSFAMVIIIGFIVAGFGRIQLWQLSSNIKDLSDNRVPKLIMMQTYQSNIMTVTNAARDLVLSSDPVQKQAEKQRIDEAVASSTALLQRYSAVTVSSEARTLLKALEDARPAAITALKKVIDLGLANRTEEARSVILSDFKPAQVKLMGAIDDIIIYQKNKTNELAAGSIELAGDSGNIMFTLTVVALILGSFIAWFITRQVKGKLGGEPAEAAYIAQQIAQGNLAINIALKENDTSSVLAAIEVMRQNLCHIVDQVRQSSYSIALGSNEIANGTSDLSQRTEEQAASLQQTAASMEQISNAVTHNVEIVKHVTELANTATHTAQTGNEVFSHVVTMMNDISSSSQRIVDIIQLIDSIAFQTNILALNAGVEAARAGEEGKGFAVVASEVRSLAQHSASAAHDIKTLITESVQKITSGADLVTHAGSTMGTILEQTRQVAQLINEISISTGEQQLGISQINTAVAQLDQVTHQNAALVQESATATDSLSGQAAHLVDLIKVFVVEDMISRQRLDMGAPNPLMGAAHHQPIIHH
- a CDS encoding LysR family transcriptional regulator; the protein is MELNQLRCFIAVAETLHFGHAAQRLDMLPSALGRHIRLLEEGLGTRLFIRSTRNVALTPDGQTLLEEGRVLLASADALSARFRHQGRLNATTLRLGAIDSAAIGLVPHLLPIFRQAHPEIDVQIYEDKSSRLLPRLKSGRLDLIFIRPPQQCDPWMTMRFLLSENVVLAIARHHELASRKEVSIQDLAALPLIVPERRSRPHSHDLTMNLFVEAGLKPYVVQRADEKQTIINMVAAEVGGALMPRWVSRMSVPNVCFIPIRRQHDSFGNGLPLAAAWMSQGRDSARDAMLAILERELPQIARQF
- a CDS encoding MFS transporter — encoded protein: MKTDIEQETLKKITWRIVPFVMFAYFIAFFDRINIGFAALTMNQDLGFSSTVFGIGAGMFFIGYFFTDVPSNIILQKVGPRIWLARIMISWGIVAACMISVKTVTGFYILRFFLGVAEAGFFSGIILYLSTWFPSKRRAQVIAFFMAAAPISSMLGSPLAGTILSFHGIMGLTGWQFMFLMDSAAAILLGIFTFFYLNDKPEKNTWLNQEQTQWLTTTLQEEKAARSSETKTSALKGLTDIRVLTLALVYFGTSAGLYSLNIWSPQFIKSFGLSTLQIGFINAIPAAIAVVTMIFWARHSDATRERTWHVVSACVLASIGFVLAGSVHSLGLAMLALVLASIGIYSCKPPLWSIPSLFLSGPAAAAGLAAINSIGNLGGFFGPAVIGWLKEKTGDFSLALYAIAGLLLLSALLTLLIEVSRKRKVMKTSMA